The Streptomyces sp. NBC_00224 genome contains the following window.
CTGAAGTCCTTGGGCCCGGCACATGAGAATGTGCCGGGCCTTTGGCATTCCCGGGCCCCGGCCGCCCTGGGGCTTCGGCATTTCCGGGCCGGCGCCCACCGGTGCGCTCGCCCGGCTATATGTCCGGCGTCAGCTCCGCCGCCAAGAAGCGCCGGTATGCGAATCCCAGGCCCTCGTACAGCCGTATCGCCCCGTCGTTGGCGCCGTCCACCATCAGGGCCGCCGTCCCGTGCACGGCCAGCGCCTCGGCGAGCACCTTGGCGACGACCGTACGGGCCAGGCCCCGGCCCCGCGCCGACGGGTGCACGGCGACGCCCGCGAGCAGTCCGACCTCGGGGGACGACCAGGCGAGCGCGGCGACCGAGGTGAGGCGGCCCGCGTCGTCCCGGGTGCCCGCCCACCGCCCGACGCCCGGCGCGCCCGGCACCGCGTACGAGCCGGGGAAGGCCTCGGCGAGCAGCGCGGTGATCTCCTCCGCGTCGTCGTCCGCCAGCCACCGCGCCTTGCCCTCGTCCGCCGCGCCCGCCTCGGCGGACGACAGGGGGCGCGTACGGCTCATCCAGCCGAAAGTGGCCACCGGACGCAGCTCCGGCAGCGCCTCCACCAGGGCCCGCACGGTCGCCTCGTCGCCGAGCGGGCGGTAGCTCGGGCCGGTCTCGGCGAGCACCTCGGCGACCAGCGGGGCCAGTGACCCGACGGGCCCCGAGACGGCCAGCCGGTCGTGGCGGGACAGATCGGGGACGGCGACGGCGAAGGCGCGGCCGTCCCCGCTCACCCAGGCGCGGGCGCGGGAGGCCCCGGTCAGGCCCTGGGCGGCCCACAGCAGCGGCGGGTCGCAGGGCAGGGCGGCGGTCGAGCAAAGTTCGTGCATGGGCCACGAGCCTGCGGCCGGCCTTTGTGCGACGTCAAGTTCCGGCATGAGGGTCAGGAAGTGCCTGGCGGCACCTCACCGGCCGAGGGGTTCACGTCCAGTAGTCTCACGGGTGCTATGCGTGAGCATGTGGCGGGACTGATGCGAGCGGCGACGCGGCGGAAGGTGCCGGCCGTGCCGCTGTTCGTCGGCCTGTGCGCGCTGCTGATGTGTCTGTCCCTGCCGCTGTCACTGCCCCTGTCGCCCGCCGCGCCCTGGGTGACCGCGCCCTCGTACACGAAGGGCGGCGTCCCCTCCGTGCACGGCGACCCGGCGACCCGGCGGCACGCCCGGGGGACCTGCGTACGGGGCCGGGCCGGGCCCCGCAGATGCCGGGCGCGGCTGATCGCGACAGGTACGGACCGGCACTGAGCGCTTCGCTTGGAATCGAGGTCGGGTAGCTGCGGGCCGGTGGGGGCTGGTCGCGCAGTTCCCCGCGCCCCTGACGGGCCGCTGACCCGGTTGGGGGACGTGAGGTCGCCGCGTGCGGCGGAGCCGGACACCCTGGGTGGGGCGCGGGATGTCGGCGGCCCTGCGGACGGGCAGGAGACCACAGGTGCGGCAGCGATCGGACGGCGGTGGCCGGGAGGGCTCCCGGCGCCTCGGCCTGGTGCGCACCCTGCCCGCGCTGCTCCTGGTCGCCGGGGTCGTCCTCGACGTGGCGACCCCGCCCGATCTGACCGCCGCCGCCCTCTTCGCGGCCGCGCCCCTGATCGCGGCCCCCTTCTTCGGGCCGGCCGGTACCGCCGTCGCGGGCGCCTCGGCGGTCGGGGCGGTGCTGCTCACGGAGTATCTGCACGACATCCCCAGCACGGGCGAGGCGGTCAGCGAGCTGTTCACCGTCACCACCGTCGGCGCCCTCGCCCTCTTCATCAACCGCATGCTGCGGCGCAGCGGCGAGCGGCTCGCCTCGGCCCGGGTCATCGCGGAGACCGCCCAGCGCGCCGTGCTGCCGACGCCCGCCGAGCGCATCGGGGGTCTCCAGGTGGCCGCGCGGTACGAGGCGGCCCAGGCCGGTGCCTTCATCGGCGGGGACCTCTTCGCCGTTCAGGACACGCCGTACGGGGTGCGCCTGGTCGTCGGGGACGTGCGGGGCAAGGGCCTGGAGGCGGTGGAGGCGGTGGCCGTGGTCATCGGGGCGTTCCGGGAGGCGGCCGAGCAGGAGACGACTCTGGAGGCCGTGGCCGGGCGCCTGGAGCGCGCGCTGACCCGGGAGGGCACCCGGCGCGACGGCCTGGACGCCGTCGAGGGGTTCACCACGGCCGTGCTCGCCGAGATCCCGCGCGGCGCCGGGACCGTACGGCTGGTGAACCGGGGCCACCCCGAGCCGCTGCTGCTGCACGCCGACGGGGCCCTGGACGCGCTCGCCCCGTCCGACCCCGCGCTGCCGCTGGGGATGGCGGACCTGGGGGTGTGGCCGGACCGGGCGGACGCGTACCCCTTCCCGGCCGGGGCGACGCTGCTCTTCTACACCGACGGCCTCTCCGAGGCCCGCTCGGTGGAGCCGCCGGGGGTCTTCTACGACCCGCACGAGCGGCTGCGCGGCCGGATCTTCCCGGGGCCCGACCAGGTCCTGGACGCGCTGATCGACGATGTGCGCAGACATACGGGCGGGGGTGCGAACGACGACATGGCGCTGCTCGCGGTGGGGCGGCCGGGGGTGCGGCAGCCGGAGCGGCGGCGGACGATGCCCGTGGTGCCGTGACGGTGTGTAGCCGAACAGCGCCCCTGCGCATAACAACTGACACACCGTCAACAGTTGTCCCCAACGATCAGGGGGAACTGCTTGGAATCCGGTCCCCCTGTCTATTAACGTTCGATAACGCAGCGCGGTCGTCCCAGCCGTCGTAGAGGCGGCACCGTGCGCACGCGCCGAATCCCGAAAGGGAACCGGGGAACCACCAACTTGGGGTGAATCGGGCACCTTTGTACCTTTGAAGAGGTGCCCGTAGGAGACCTTCCTGCTCCGAACCCGTCAGCTAACCCGGTAGGCGAGAAGGAAGGAAAGGAGCGCCCCAGTGGCGTCCAACGAGCCTGCCCTCGGCACCCAGCCGGTTCCCCCCGTCTCTCTCTACGGGGTCGCGCCCAGTGACACCGAGGTGTGGGAGGAGTGGGACCCCACCGAGGAGTCCGTGCGCTCCGTGCGCGGCCGGCACCGCGTCGCCAAGCAGCGCGGCGGGCTCGCCCGCAGCTCCACCGTCCTCGGCGTCGGCGTCATCGCGGCCGTCGGCGCGGGCGGCATGGCCAGCGCGCAGAGCAAGCCGCCGGTCTCCATATCCCTGCCCGACTCGGTCGCGGACAACCTCCCCGACGTCAAGTCCCTGCCGGGCGTGGGCACGCTGATATCCGACATCGCGGGCGACGAGAAGCCCGACGCCTCCCCGGCCGCCGAGGCCGACAGGGCCGTCGCGAGCGCCCCCCTCACCATGGCGGGCGTCTCCCGGGCCGAGGCCGAACAGGGCGCCACCGGCGCCGGCGAGGCCCTGCGCGCCCGCATCCTCCAGCAGGCCGAGCAGCAGCAGAACGACGCCGAGGCCGAGGCGAAGGCGGTCGCCGAGAAGGCCGCGTCCCAGAAGGCGGCGGCCGAGGCGAAGGCCGCGCAGAGCGCCGCGGAGCAGAAGGCGGCGGCCGCGAAGAAGGCCGCCGAGGAGGCCGCCGCGAAGAAGGCGGAGGAGGAGCGTCTGGCCGAGCTCGCCAAGAGCTTCTCGCTGCCGGTCGCCTCGTACACGATCACCTCGACGTTCGGCGAGGCCGGCTCGATGTGGTCCTCCGGTCACCACACCGGCCTCGACTTCGCCGCCCCCACCGGCACCCCGCTCAAGGCGATCCACGGCGGCACGGTCAAGTCGGCTGGCTGGTCCGGCTCGTACGGCTACCGCACGGTCATAGAGCTGGAGGACGGCTCGGAGCTCTGGTACTGCCACCAGTCCTCGATCGCGGTCAGCGCGGGCCAGAAGGTGACGACCGGCGAGACCATCGGCCGCGTCGGCGCCACCGGCAATGTGACGGGCCCGCATCTGCACCTGGAGGTGCACACCCCGGGCGGCACGGGCATCGACCCGATGGCGTGGCTGCAGTCGAAGGGCCTGAACCCGTAGGGCGTGCTGGCTGTGGGCGGGGGCGCGGAATAGCCGTGCACCGCCCGCCCGTTCACCTCGTATGACCACTCTGCGCCCCCTAGGTGCCTCCGACCTCTCCGTCTTCCCGCTCGCCCTCGGCGGCAACGTCTTCGGCTGGACCGCCGACGAGGCCGCGTCGTTCGCGGTGCTCGACGCGTACACCAAGGCGGGCGGCAACTTCGTGGACACGGCCGACACGTACTCGTCCTGGATCCCCGGCAACGAGGGCGGCGAGTCCGAGAAGATCATCGGCAAGTGGCTGGGCGCGCGCGGCAACCGCGCGGACGTCGTCGTCGCCACGAAGGTGGGCGCGCACCCCGAGTTCAAGGGGCTCGCCGCCCCCACCATCAAGGCCGCCGCCGAGGCGTCGCTGCGCCGGCTCGGCACCGACTACATCGACCTGTACTACACGCACTTCGACGACGAGTCCGTCCCGGTCGAGGAGATCGTCACCGCCCTCGACCAGCTGGTGCGGGACGGCAAGGTGCGCGCCGTCGCCGCCTCCAACATCTCCCCGGAGCGGCTCCGGGACTCGCTGGACTTCTCCGACCGCGAGGGCCTGGCCAAGTACGTCGCCCTCCAGCCGCACTACAACCTCGTCTCGCGCGGCACCTACGAGGGCCGCCTCCAGGACACCGCCGCCCGCTCGGGCCTGGCTGCCGTCCCCTATTTCTCGCTCGCCTCCGGGTTCCTCACCGGCAAGTACCGCCCGGGCCAGCACGTCGAGAGCGCGCGGGCCGGGAGCGCCGCCAAGCACCTGGAGACCGACCGGGGCGCGAAGGTCCTGGCCGCGCTGGACCGTGTCGCGCAGGCGCACGGCGCCGAGCCCGCGAGCGTCGCGCTCGCCTGGCTCGCCGCCCAGCCGACCGTGGTCGCCCCCATCGCCTCGGCCCGTACGGTCGAGCAGCTGCCCGCGCTCCTCGCGGTCGCGGACCTGGAGCTCACGGACGCGGAGCTGAGCGAGCTGAAGACCGCCTCGGCATAGCGCGCAACGCTCCCGGCGCTGCCGCCGCTTTCGGCGCCTTGAGCGCCTTCAGCGCAGATAGGGGTTGTACGGGGAGGACTGGTCGTACCCGTA
Protein-coding sequences here:
- a CDS encoding M23 family metallopeptidase, which codes for MASNEPALGTQPVPPVSLYGVAPSDTEVWEEWDPTEESVRSVRGRHRVAKQRGGLARSSTVLGVGVIAAVGAGGMASAQSKPPVSISLPDSVADNLPDVKSLPGVGTLISDIAGDEKPDASPAAEADRAVASAPLTMAGVSRAEAEQGATGAGEALRARILQQAEQQQNDAEAEAKAVAEKAASQKAAAEAKAAQSAAEQKAAAAKKAAEEAAAKKAEEERLAELAKSFSLPVASYTITSTFGEAGSMWSSGHHTGLDFAAPTGTPLKAIHGGTVKSAGWSGSYGYRTVIELEDGSELWYCHQSSIAVSAGQKVTTGETIGRVGATGNVTGPHLHLEVHTPGGTGIDPMAWLQSKGLNP
- a CDS encoding GNAT family N-acetyltransferase, with amino-acid sequence MHELCSTAALPCDPPLLWAAQGLTGASRARAWVSGDGRAFAVAVPDLSRHDRLAVSGPVGSLAPLVAEVLAETGPSYRPLGDEATVRALVEALPELRPVATFGWMSRTRPLSSAEAGAADEGKARWLADDDAEEITALLAEAFPGSYAVPGAPGVGRWAGTRDDAGRLTSVAALAWSSPEVGLLAGVAVHPSARGRGLARTVVAKVLAEALAVHGTAALMVDGANDGAIRLYEGLGFAYRRFLAAELTPDI
- a CDS encoding PP2C family protein-serine/threonine phosphatase, producing the protein MSAALRTGRRPQVRQRSDGGGREGSRRLGLVRTLPALLLVAGVVLDVATPPDLTAAALFAAAPLIAAPFFGPAGTAVAGASAVGAVLLTEYLHDIPSTGEAVSELFTVTTVGALALFINRMLRRSGERLASARVIAETAQRAVLPTPAERIGGLQVAARYEAAQAGAFIGGDLFAVQDTPYGVRLVVGDVRGKGLEAVEAVAVVIGAFREAAEQETTLEAVAGRLERALTREGTRRDGLDAVEGFTTAVLAEIPRGAGTVRLVNRGHPEPLLLHADGALDALAPSDPALPLGMADLGVWPDRADAYPFPAGATLLFYTDGLSEARSVEPPGVFYDPHERLRGRIFPGPDQVLDALIDDVRRHTGGGANDDMALLAVGRPGVRQPERRRTMPVVP
- a CDS encoding aldo/keto reductase: MTTLRPLGASDLSVFPLALGGNVFGWTADEAASFAVLDAYTKAGGNFVDTADTYSSWIPGNEGGESEKIIGKWLGARGNRADVVVATKVGAHPEFKGLAAPTIKAAAEASLRRLGTDYIDLYYTHFDDESVPVEEIVTALDQLVRDGKVRAVAASNISPERLRDSLDFSDREGLAKYVALQPHYNLVSRGTYEGRLQDTAARSGLAAVPYFSLASGFLTGKYRPGQHVESARAGSAAKHLETDRGAKVLAALDRVAQAHGAEPASVALAWLAAQPTVVAPIASARTVEQLPALLAVADLELTDAELSELKTASA